From Phycodurus eques isolate BA_2022a chromosome 13, UOR_Pequ_1.1, whole genome shotgun sequence, a single genomic window includes:
- the LOC133411811 gene encoding solute carrier family 12 member 9-like, with amino-acid sequence MSEKSPLLNYRPTNSTRACGGPESKDEPANRRPKPGEDRGHRLYAPKSDRKLGVLFGVVIPTLLSMFSVVVFLRIGFVVGQAGLYQAIAMFFLAYVIITMTVLSVCAISTNGALDAGGAYYMISRALGPEFGGSIGIMFFFANVCGSALYILGLVEAITSAFGIPEASQSAAVIGASHRVLPSGYWWSLLYGTVLLLICFLVCLVGAHIYAKATFIIFLIVTTILASIFSSFFAVEPRMITLPDSSVMNTSTQTTANYTGLRLHTLEGNLWASYTVDYTTGAMMNFATVFAVMFNGCTGIMAGSNMSGDLRNPSYSIPRGTLVAIFTTFITYNLLSLLVALSCERPILQRDYSFFGAINVWPPLVTVGVYSSAMSAAMSNLIGASRVLYALSKDDLFGGVLALARKTSHSGNPWASVLASWLLVQMVLFAGKLNSIAGIVTIFFLVVYATVNLACLALEWASAPNFRPSFRCFTWHTCTLGILGSLVMIFLINAIYAFASIAFMLLLLMLIHYLGPISNWGYVSQALIFHQVRKYLLMLDVRKDHVKFWRPQVLLMVANPRSCIGLLMFVNDLKKSGLYVLGHVKLGLLDELASDPLQSCYDSWLSLVDHLNIKAFVNLTLADSVRRGVQNLLFITGFGGMRPNTLVLGFYDNCPPGDHLQGQVILPPDHGLDIVCPNKGPGEPLFPFFSSVRDADKPKDLKEEEYVSVITDAIKMGKNVTLARYFSRFNREDVLGCGRKTRTCQGMAGPFVDVWPLNLLRPDNRGYVDICSLFLLQLACILHETRAWSQARLRVFLCVEAGGRMRDEEEAKLRLMLKELRMSAQVQMVAWDQVVALHWGRRERATEEEWSEEVEDGPKETFPSNAALLTDEYVHAVNCLIRKHGAPQPAVRFLYLPHPPADSSRYRAYLHQVDLLSQDLGPTLLIHGVTPVVTTDI; translated from the exons ATGTCTGAGAAGTCTCCCCTTCTCAACTATCGACCCACCAACAGCACCCGCGCCTGCGGCGGTCCGGAGTCGAAGGATGAGCCCGCAAACAGGAGGCCCAAGCCGGGCGAAGACCGAGGTCACCGTCTGTATGCCCCTAAAAGCGACCGAAAGCTCGGCGTGCTTTTCGGAGTCGTTATTCCGACGTTGCTGTCTATGTTTAGCGTCGTCGTGTTTCTGCGAATTG GATTTGTTGTGGGTCAAGCAGGGCTGTACCAGGCCATCGCCATGTTCTTTCTGGCCTATGTCATTATCACAATGACTGTCCTTTCCGTCTGCGCCATCTCAACTAATGGAGCCTTGGATGCGGGAGGTGCCTATT ACATGATCAGTCGAGCGCTGGGTCCAGAGTTTGGTGGCAGTATTGGAATCATGTTTTTCTTTGCCAATGTGTGTGGCAGCGCGCTCTACATTTTGGGTCTGGTTGAAGCAATCACGTCTGCCTTTGGCATCCCAGAAG CTTCACAGTCTGCGGCGGTTATTGGAGCCTCCCATCGAGTGTTGCCTTCAGGATACTGGTGGTCTTTGCTTTATGGCACTGTGCTGCTCTTAATTTGTTTCCTTGTTTGTTTG GTAGGCGCCCACATCTATGCCAAAGCCACTTTTATCATCTTCCTCATCGTCACAACTATCCTGGCATCCATCTTTAGCAGCTTCTTCGCTGTAGAGCCCAGGATGATCACACTTCCAGATTCCTCCGTTATGAACACTTCGACCCAGACCACTGCCAATTATACTGGCCTCCGACTGCACACTTTGGAGGGCAACCTATGGG CTAGTTACACAGTTGACTATACCACTGGAGCCATGATGAATTTTGCCACTGTGTTTGCAGTCATGTTCAATGGTTGCACTGGAATCATGGCTGGATCTAACATGTCAG GTGACTTGAGGAACCCAAGCTATTCCATCCCCAGAGGAACCTTGGTGGCCATTTTTACAACTTTCATCACATACAACCTGCTAAGTCTGCTGGTTGCATTGTCTTGTGAACG TCCCATTCTCCAAAGAGACTACAGTTTCTTTGGGGCCATCAATGTTTGGCCTCCTCTGGTCACAGTTGGTGTCTACTCCTCGGCCATGTCCGCTGCCATGAGCAACCTAATTGGAGCCTCCAGAGTCCTGTACGCACTATCCAAAGACGACCTGTTTG GTGGTGTACTTGCCCTGGCAAGGAAGACATCCCATAGTGGTAACCCCTGGGCCTCAGTGCTTGCTTCTTGGCTGCTTGTACAG ATGGTGCTGTTTGCTGGGAAATTGAACTCCATCGCTGGCATTGTGACCATCTTCTTCTTGGTGGTGTATGCCACTGTGAACCTGGCCTGTTTGGCTCTGGAGTGGGCATCTGCGCCAAACTTTAG GCCCTCCTTCCGTTGTTTCACATGGCACACCTGCACACTGGGCATTCTTGGCAGCCTGGTCATGATATTCCTAATCAATGCTATCTATGCTTTTGCCAGCATAGCATTTATGCTGCTGCTCCTAATGCTCATACATTACCTCGGACCGATCAGTAACTGGGGCTACGTCAGCCAGGCTCTCATCTTCCACCag GTCCGTAAGTACCTCCTGATGCTGGACGTGCGCAAGGACCATGTCAAATTCTGGAGACCTCAAGTGCTGCTAATGGTGGCCAACCCTCGTAGTTGTATAGGCCTGCTAATGTTTGTTAATGACCTGAAGAAGAGTGGCCTCTATGTACTGGGTCATGTCAAACTAGGATTGctgg ATGAGTTGGCGTCTGATCCTTTGCAGAGCTGTTATGACTCTTGGCTGTCTTTAGTGGACCATTTGAACATCAAAGCCTTTGTTAACCTCACCTTGGCCGACTCTGTTAGACGTGGAGTTCAGAACCTTCTTTTCATCACAGGCTTTG GCGGGATGAGGCCAAACACTCTTGTCTTGGGTTTCTATGACAACTGCCCCCCTGGAGACCACCTCCAAGGACAAGTTATTTTACCTCCAGACCATGGCTTGGATATAGTATGTCCAAACAAAGGCCCAGGAGAACCACTGTTCCCTTTCTTCTCTAGTGTACGTGATGCTGATAAACCCAAAGACCTCAAGGAAGAGGAGTATGTGTCAGTTATTACCGATGCTataaaaatgggcaaaaatgtgaCACTGGCTCGATATTTCAGCCGGTTCAACAGGGAAGacgttttgggatgtgggagaaagacCAGAACTTGCCAAGGCATGGCAGGCCCGTTTGTTGACGTTTGGCCGCTGAATCTGCTGCGACCGGACAATCGTGGCTACGTGGACATTTGCTCTCTGTTTCTGCTTCAGCTGGCCTGCATACTTCACGAAACCCGTGCCTGGAGCCAGGCCAGGTTGCGCGTTTTCCTGTGCGTTGAGGCTGGGGGAAGAATGCGGGACGAGGAGGAGGCCAAGCTGCGACTGATGCTCAAGGAACTCAGAATGTCTGCGCAAGTGCAGATGGTGGCTTGGGACCAGGTGGTGGCACTACACTGGGGAAGACGAGAGAGGGCTACTGAAGAGGAATGGAGCGAGGAAGTGGAGGATGGACCTAAAGAAACATTTCCCAGCAATGCAGCACTGCTAACAGATGAGTACGTTCACGCCGTCAACTGTCTTATTCGAAAACACGGAGCACCCCAGCCGGCTGTGCGCTTCCTGTATTTGCCGCACCCGCCTGCAGATTCAAGCCGGTACCGGGCCTACCTGCACCAGGTGGACCTATTGAGTCAGGATTTGGGTCCGACGTTGCTCATCCACGGAGTCACTCCAGTTGTCACCACAGACATCTAG